The Candidatus Kouleothrix ribensis genome has a segment encoding these proteins:
- a CDS encoding AAA family ATPase, which translates to MEEPIPLKDAALQFGVKLDRLRRAAWDGRLAARQLGNQWIVLPSEVARFLREGGRAHATTVRNTPREGETMTRIISVAVPKGGTGKTTTTINLGAALAEQGQRVLLVDFDPQGNLTQALGLRPSDLEHTAYSAIKYFLTRYEPQLDLAIRPTAAGVDLVPASARLNLANDELAVAMQREYVLQKLLAPITPRYDFILIDTLPYLGVLVVNALVAASEIIIPLQAEYLATESVALILDQVQLMRRSGLNPNLTITGILLTMVDQRTVINREAVEYARKSFGSQVTVFDTMIKRSVRFPESQASHQSILQYDQHGEGARAYRALVAEVLHATET; encoded by the coding sequence GTGGAAGAACCCATCCCCTTGAAAGATGCGGCCCTCCAGTTTGGGGTCAAGCTCGACCGACTGCGCCGCGCGGCGTGGGATGGCCGGCTGGCAGCGCGCCAGCTCGGCAACCAGTGGATCGTGCTGCCATCCGAGGTCGCGCGGTTCCTACGCGAAGGCGGCCGGGCGCATGCGACGACTGTTCGCAACACGCCGCGTGAAGGAGAGACAATGACGCGCATCATTTCGGTGGCGGTGCCCAAGGGGGGAACCGGCAAAACCACCACGACGATCAACCTGGGCGCGGCACTAGCAGAGCAGGGCCAGCGCGTGTTGCTGGTCGACTTTGACCCCCAGGGCAACCTAACCCAGGCGCTTGGCCTGCGCCCCAGCGATCTGGAGCACACCGCCTACAGCGCAATTAAGTACTTTCTCACGCGCTACGAGCCGCAGCTGGATCTGGCGATCCGCCCCACCGCCGCCGGCGTCGATCTGGTGCCGGCCAGCGCGCGCCTGAACCTGGCTAACGACGAGCTGGCGGTGGCGATGCAGCGTGAATATGTACTGCAGAAGCTGCTCGCGCCAATAACTCCGCGCTACGACTTTATCCTGATCGATACACTGCCCTACCTGGGTGTCCTGGTGGTCAACGCGCTGGTGGCGGCAAGCGAGATAATCATCCCGCTTCAGGCCGAGTACCTGGCCACCGAGTCGGTGGCGCTGATCCTCGACCAGGTGCAGCTGATGCGCCGCTCTGGCCTCAACCCTAACCTGACGATCACCGGCATTCTGCTGACGATGGTCGACCAGCGCACGGTGATCAATCGTGAGGCGGTGGAGTACGCCCGTAAGTCTTTTGGCAGCCAGGTCACGGTCTTCGATACAATGATCAAGCGCTCGGTGCGCTTTCCCGAGTCGCAGGCCAGCCACCAGTCGATCCTTCAGTATGATCAACATGGCGAGGGTGCGCGTGCCTATCGTGCGCTCGTGGCGGAGGTGCTGCATGCCACCGAAACGTAA
- a CDS encoding patatin-like phospholipase family protein, translated as MRILSLDGGGYLGLATAAFIAEAERHFQTTCHEQFDLFCGTSTGAIIALALASGKTGRDIVNLYQAFGTTVFRNPFPGARFLRLLRGTTTSLYSNVHLRQALQNSFDDLTLGDLRRSGKYVLIPAYNLTAGRPRIFKTNHSPELTLDDDYLVRDIALASAAAPIFLPIVSLLSPTNGVEERFCDGGLFANCPALLGYAEAISYLKSAPEKIQILSLSTPRTSLAERSSAQSWLDRALLSRGLLVWGPRLTNVMIDATSTIMHFALLRIMEAHSSARANYERIELQRPEGVALDIATQQATETLQQIGCEHARDTATRRLIRPFFVPQEIHYGQHPETV; from the coding sequence ATGCGTATCCTCAGTCTTGATGGAGGCGGGTACCTTGGTCTCGCAACGGCAGCATTTATAGCCGAAGCTGAGCGTCATTTTCAAACAACTTGCCACGAACAGTTTGATTTGTTCTGCGGAACTAGCACCGGTGCGATTATCGCGCTTGCACTGGCGAGCGGCAAAACCGGTCGCGATATCGTTAATTTATATCAAGCCTTCGGCACAACAGTTTTCAGAAATCCATTCCCTGGCGCCCGTTTCCTGCGACTATTGCGCGGCACCACCACATCACTTTACTCGAACGTCCATCTCCGTCAGGCACTACAAAATTCATTCGATGATCTGACCCTCGGCGATTTGCGGCGAAGTGGTAAATATGTACTCATACCTGCTTATAACCTCACTGCTGGCCGGCCTCGGATTTTCAAAACCAACCACTCGCCAGAGTTAACACTCGACGATGACTATTTGGTACGTGATATTGCACTGGCAAGTGCAGCTGCACCGATTTTCCTTCCGATCGTATCGCTTCTCTCGCCAACCAATGGCGTTGAGGAGCGTTTTTGTGATGGTGGTTTGTTTGCGAACTGCCCAGCCCTCCTTGGATATGCAGAGGCTATTTCATACCTTAAGTCGGCACCCGAAAAGATCCAAATTCTTTCTCTGTCGACACCGCGTACAAGCCTCGCCGAGCGCTCATCAGCACAGTCGTGGCTGGATCGCGCTCTGCTTAGTCGTGGTTTGTTGGTGTGGGGTCCGCGCCTCACAAATGTGATGATCGATGCGACATCGACAATTATGCATTTTGCGCTTTTGCGCATAATGGAAGCCCATTCCTCTGCTAGAGCAAACTATGAGCGGATCGAGCTACAGCGTCCAGAAGGTGTTGCACTCGACATCGCTACACAACAGGCGACAGAGACGCTCCAGCAGATTGGCTGCGAGCATGCTCGTGATACAGCAACACGCAGATTAATTCGGCCTTTCTTCGTCCCACAGGAGATTCATTATGGCCAACATCCAGAAACAGTTTGA
- a CDS encoding ThiF family adenylyltransferase, which yields MSASFSARLDKLNREAIAEAESALAEQGFQQSDNVWQGNLDLGQHGFIPITVQLSSRFPDALPDIFIEPKTLPHSIPHIERSGRICLAPSTGILLDTSQPSGLVVEALQLATNTLIKGLSGANVDDISDEFEAYWIDENTSQVWSICDLTGPARPISCFWLRPPDRMQTINRLFANSREAARTWAHRVGWRVKRAVPGFLIPLTTTFLPPSPNRPITFVDVQQIMQQHASPETAETLTMWLEGVTFPITLLVVLPLRGAQSIATVGIDVEVPQGAAARQLQRGFRPGKMTAMHTLRLQPNLPVKRLLIERLDTAYVVPRGGADVSLSTYTIAVVGCGAVGSHIVSHLAALGVGKLRLVDPEHLTSANIHRHVLGVSYLRWNKARGMAFEIGCRFPHLDVEYRERAIEEVLREEAAFITEADLVVIAIGDPTVELRINELLDCQKPRLHAWVEPLGIGGHILATGITEGLGCYRCLYKEDEIFGLINLASFAEPGQTFQRTMGGCAGQFVPFAALDADRIAGEAARLAAQILTGMEREHVLISIREDEHAFCDAGYKLAPRARLIAAGSRYREKRHIRNDCPTCGRWGH from the coding sequence GTGAGTGCAAGCTTCTCAGCGCGTCTCGATAAGCTAAACCGCGAAGCGATTGCCGAAGCTGAGTCAGCGCTGGCTGAACAGGGGTTTCAGCAGAGTGACAATGTCTGGCAAGGCAATCTCGATCTAGGCCAGCATGGCTTTATTCCAATAACTGTGCAACTGTCATCGCGCTTTCCCGATGCTTTGCCCGACATCTTCATTGAGCCGAAAACATTACCCCATTCGATTCCTCATATTGAGCGCTCGGGTCGAATCTGCCTTGCGCCCAGTACAGGAATTCTGCTTGACACAAGCCAACCAAGCGGACTTGTAGTTGAGGCTCTGCAGCTTGCGACCAATACGCTGATCAAAGGTCTTTCTGGTGCTAATGTTGACGACATAAGTGATGAGTTTGAAGCCTACTGGATAGACGAAAACACGAGCCAAGTCTGGTCTATTTGTGATCTCACCGGCCCGGCACGACCAATTTCGTGCTTCTGGCTACGGCCGCCGGATAGGATGCAAACGATCAATCGTCTGTTCGCCAACTCTCGGGAAGCTGCAAGAACATGGGCGCACAGAGTCGGCTGGCGTGTCAAGCGAGCAGTGCCAGGATTCTTGATACCACTTACGACCACCTTTCTACCACCAAGCCCAAACCGTCCTATCACATTCGTGGACGTGCAACAGATTATGCAGCAGCACGCCTCACCAGAAACAGCTGAGACGCTCACGATGTGGCTAGAAGGAGTCACATTCCCTATCACTCTGCTCGTTGTCCTACCGTTGCGCGGTGCACAGAGCATTGCGACGGTAGGCATTGATGTAGAAGTGCCTCAGGGCGCGGCTGCCCGCCAACTCCAACGTGGGTTTCGGCCAGGCAAGATGACAGCCATGCACACATTACGCCTTCAGCCCAACCTTCCGGTCAAACGGCTGCTGATCGAGCGCCTTGACACAGCGTATGTGGTACCACGCGGCGGCGCAGATGTATCGCTCTCGACCTATACAATCGCTGTAGTCGGATGCGGAGCGGTCGGCTCACATATCGTCAGTCACCTAGCTGCGCTCGGCGTTGGAAAGCTGCGTCTGGTTGATCCAGAGCACCTCACCAGCGCGAATATTCACCGGCATGTGCTGGGTGTGAGCTACCTGCGCTGGAACAAAGCACGGGGTATGGCATTTGAGATAGGGTGCCGCTTTCCACACCTAGACGTTGAATATCGCGAGAGAGCGATCGAGGAAGTGTTACGCGAGGAAGCAGCGTTCATCACTGAAGCCGATCTCGTAGTGATAGCCATCGGCGACCCGACTGTGGAGCTTCGCATCAATGAACTCTTGGACTGCCAGAAGCCACGGCTCCATGCCTGGGTCGAGCCACTAGGTATTGGTGGCCACATCCTGGCCACTGGCATTACTGAAGGCCTTGGCTGCTATCGCTGTCTCTATAAAGAAGATGAAATCTTCGGCCTAATCAACCTAGCATCATTTGCAGAGCCGGGACAGACCTTCCAGCGCACTATGGGTGGCTGCGCAGGCCAGTTCGTGCCGTTTGCGGCGCTTGATGCCGATCGGATTGCTGGCGAAGCGGCGCGGTTAGCGGCACAAATCCTCACCGGTATGGAACGTGAGCATGTGCTGATCAGTATTCGCGAGGACGAACATGCATTTTGTGATGCTGGATATAAACTTGCGCCCCGCGCACGACTCATAGCTGCTGGATCTCGCTATCGTGAGAAACGGCACATTCGCAACGATTGCCCAACATGCGGCAGGTGGGGACATTGA
- a CDS encoding nucleotidyltransferase, translating to MANIQKQFEEFHNIIRVDYEMSETLREKRDIILNRIHNYLIKNELPDFKRVSQGSYKMKTGVVPIEALEYDIDVGLRFPFTESDYTAKEVRRWVFEAVKDHTETVEEKGPCIRVTYADGYHVDLVMYACWSDDFGEVQFRLAHKTRGWVPANPIKLVEHVNNAREIYEGTEDNTTKTDQFRRCTRDLRRWNDVAIPYEDRGKPTGLALVLLSIKHLKPAFTWDGKSDDRLALERLAWAAANTVDRIVAEKPTPEYEDMFGRLSDKQMDELKERFRVLHKTLVDADIEKDPRKACQLLVEVFGDDFPVPPEEETAEKTRGPAIVTTSVSA from the coding sequence ATGGCCAACATCCAGAAACAGTTTGAGGAGTTCCATAATATCATCCGCGTTGATTACGAAATGAGCGAGACACTTCGCGAGAAACGCGATATTATTCTCAATCGGATCCATAATTACCTCATCAAGAACGAACTCCCAGACTTCAAGCGAGTCAGTCAGGGCAGTTATAAGATGAAAACTGGCGTTGTACCGATTGAAGCTCTGGAGTATGACATTGACGTTGGCCTGCGCTTCCCGTTCACCGAAAGCGACTACACCGCCAAAGAGGTTCGTAGGTGGGTTTTTGAGGCGGTCAAAGACCACACCGAAACGGTCGAAGAAAAAGGTCCATGCATCCGTGTGACCTACGCTGATGGCTACCATGTCGATCTGGTGATGTATGCATGCTGGTCTGATGACTTTGGCGAGGTCCAGTTCCGCTTGGCGCATAAGACGCGCGGCTGGGTTCCTGCCAATCCAATCAAACTGGTCGAGCATGTGAATAATGCCCGCGAGATATATGAGGGCACAGAGGATAACACCACAAAGACTGATCAGTTTCGGCGCTGCACGCGAGATCTTCGGCGCTGGAACGATGTAGCAATTCCCTACGAAGATAGAGGCAAACCAACTGGACTGGCACTTGTGCTACTATCTATCAAGCATCTCAAACCTGCTTTTACATGGGACGGCAAATCCGACGATCGACTCGCGCTTGAGCGGCTTGCATGGGCGGCTGCTAATACTGTTGATCGAATTGTTGCCGAAAAGCCGACGCCAGAGTATGAAGACATGTTCGGACGTCTATCTGACAAGCAGATGGATGAACTTAAAGAGCGTTTTCGTGTACTTCATAAGACGCTCGTAGATGCTGACATTGAAAAAGACCCGCGCAAGGCGTGCCAACTGCTGGTAGAAGTTTTCGGCGATGACTTCCCCGTTCCACCCGAGGAGGAGACAGCAGAAAAGACACGTGGCCCAGCGATCGTTACGACGAGTGTGTCGGCGTGA
- a CDS encoding Mov34/MPN/PAD-1 family protein codes for MIFQRAQDGAVILGDRALEIFDHYRQLDGTMPEAGGVLLGRFIQGTSDIVVDDATTPGNGDAASRFTFRRSRRRAQVIIEQAWRESGGTRNYLGEWHTHPENDPSPSSTDIANWLRIVEKARYEQKSLFFVIVGLRSIFIWEALRSSKIFQLSNIG; via the coding sequence TTGATCTTTCAACGAGCACAGGATGGAGCCGTAATACTCGGCGATAGGGCACTGGAGATCTTTGACCACTATAGGCAACTCGATGGAACTATGCCAGAGGCCGGTGGTGTACTGTTAGGGCGCTTCATTCAAGGAACCAGCGATATTGTCGTAGATGATGCGACGACGCCGGGGAACGGTGACGCTGCGAGCCGCTTCACATTCCGTCGTAGCCGACGACGAGCTCAAGTAATCATTGAACAGGCGTGGCGAGAATCAGGTGGTACACGTAACTACCTTGGCGAGTGGCATACACATCCTGAGAACGACCCATCGCCTTCCTCCACAGATATAGCAAACTGGCTGCGCATTGTAGAGAAAGCACGTTATGAACAAAAAAGCTTATTCTTTGTAATTGTTGGGCTGAGATCCATATTCATATGGGAGGCATTGCGATCATCTAAGATTTTTCAGCTCAGCAATATCGGCTAA
- a CDS encoding thermonuclease family protein, producing the protein MPTAPPARADAPHPPAALPQGTVVRVVDGDTVDVEVAGVVERVRLIGIDTPETVRPNTPIECFGKQASAFTGQLLGGQAVAIEADPSQDSRDKYGRLLAYLWLADGRMANMEIVAGGYAYEYTYDQPYKYQAQFRQAQREAQAAQRGLWAPGACGG; encoded by the coding sequence ATGCCCACCGCGCCGCCGGCCCGCGCCGATGCGCCCCACCCGCCGGCGGCGCTGCCGCAGGGGACGGTGGTGCGCGTCGTTGATGGCGACACGGTTGATGTGGAGGTCGCCGGCGTGGTCGAGCGCGTGCGCCTGATCGGCATCGACACGCCCGAGACCGTGCGGCCGAACACGCCCATCGAGTGCTTCGGCAAGCAGGCGTCGGCGTTCACTGGGCAGCTGCTTGGCGGGCAGGCGGTGGCGATCGAGGCCGACCCCAGCCAGGACTCGCGCGACAAGTACGGCCGGCTGCTGGCCTATCTCTGGCTGGCCGACGGGCGCATGGCCAACATGGAGATCGTCGCTGGCGGCTACGCCTACGAGTACACCTACGACCAGCCCTACAAGTACCAGGCTCAGTTTCGCCAGGCCCAGCGCGAGGCCCAGGCCGCCCAGCGCGGGCTGTGGGCGCCTGGGGCGTGCGGGGGATAG